A genomic stretch from uncultured Cohaesibacter sp. includes:
- the recN gene encoding DNA repair protein RecN, giving the protein MLASLSIRDIVLIDRLDLEFGDGMTVLTGETGAGKSILLDSLSLALGGRGDGGLVRAGQKQGQIVAMFDIAPSHPVFAFLEEQGLDHDGDLILRRVQNADGRTRAYVNDQPVSAGMLRRVGEGLVEIHGQHDDRALVDASEHRVLLDAFGGLQSELEGVRKRYQAWRKAERDLAALEKKIEEARKEADYLTASVEELGAFNPIAGEEEDLAARRTTMMQSEKIATDLKEAYEVLDGNGSPIPSLASMMRRLERKTEQMPGLLEPTLSHLNIALNELEDARSSLEEAQRQTDFDPRELEQIEERLFALRALCRKHKVTGDELVGLLERMRSELDALDHGEERLVALHAAASETKVAYDKAAEALSRKRAKVAKDLIKKVMAELPSLKLETAQFLVNQASDAEARSEEGIDQIEFWVQTNPGTHPGPMMKVASGGELSRFLLALKVAMADKGSAPTLVFDEIDTGVGGAVADAIGRRLARLAENVQVLSVTHAPQVASRANAHMRIAKNAVKGEDRVATGVTVIDGDHREEEIARMLAGEVISDEARAAARHLISGKTTGA; this is encoded by the coding sequence ATGCTCGCCTCGCTTTCAATTCGCGATATAGTTTTGATTGATCGTCTGGATCTTGAATTCGGCGACGGCATGACCGTTTTGACCGGTGAGACCGGCGCAGGGAAGTCGATTCTGCTGGATTCCCTGTCACTTGCCCTTGGTGGGCGTGGCGATGGCGGTTTGGTGCGCGCCGGTCAAAAGCAGGGGCAGATTGTCGCCATGTTCGACATTGCGCCCAGCCATCCGGTTTTTGCTTTTCTGGAAGAACAAGGCCTTGACCATGATGGGGATCTCATCCTCAGACGTGTTCAGAATGCTGATGGACGGACGCGGGCTTATGTGAATGATCAGCCTGTAAGCGCTGGTATGCTGCGCAGGGTCGGTGAAGGGCTTGTTGAAATTCATGGTCAGCATGATGATAGGGCGCTGGTGGATGCATCCGAACATCGGGTGCTTCTGGATGCCTTCGGGGGCTTGCAGAGCGAGCTTGAGGGCGTGCGAAAGCGCTATCAGGCTTGGCGCAAGGCCGAGCGGGATCTGGCCGCGCTGGAAAAGAAGATTGAGGAAGCCCGCAAAGAAGCTGACTATTTAACCGCTTCTGTCGAAGAGCTTGGTGCGTTCAACCCTATTGCAGGCGAAGAGGAAGACCTGGCCGCCAGACGCACCACCATGATGCAATCGGAAAAGATCGCCACGGATCTGAAAGAGGCCTATGAGGTTCTCGACGGGAACGGCTCGCCAATCCCATCGCTCGCCAGCATGATGCGCAGGCTGGAGCGCAAAACCGAGCAGATGCCGGGATTGCTCGAGCCTACATTGTCTCATCTGAATATCGCTCTCAATGAACTGGAAGATGCGCGCAGCAGCCTTGAAGAGGCGCAGCGCCAGACGGATTTTGATCCCCGCGAGCTGGAACAGATCGAGGAGCGGCTGTTTGCTCTGCGCGCCCTTTGCCGCAAGCACAAGGTCACTGGTGACGAATTGGTGGGGCTGCTTGAGCGGATGCGCTCTGAACTGGATGCGCTGGATCATGGCGAAGAGAGGCTCGTGGCATTGCACGCGGCGGCTTCTGAAACCAAGGTTGCTTATGACAAGGCAGCAGAGGCTCTAAGCCGCAAGCGGGCCAAGGTTGCCAAGGATCTTATCAAGAAGGTCATGGCCGAACTGCCCTCCCTGAAGCTTGAAACTGCGCAATTCCTGGTGAATCAGGCAAGTGACGCCGAAGCACGCAGCGAAGAGGGCATCGACCAGATCGAATTCTGGGTGCAGACCAACCCGGGAACACATCCCGGCCCGATGATGAAGGTTGCTTCAGGCGGTGAGCTGTCGCGTTTTCTGTTGGCGCTGAAGGTGGCTATGGCAGACAAGGGCTCGGCGCCTACGCTGGTCTTTGACGAAATCGACACCGGCGTTGGTGGCGCGGTGGCGGATGCCATCGGGCGACGCCTCGCGCGGCTGGCGGAGAATGTTCAGGTGCTCTCGGTGACGCATGCGCCGCAGGTGGCTTCCCGTGCCAATGCCCATATGCGGATTGCTAAAAATGCCGTCAAAGGCGAGGATCGCGTGGCAACGGGTGTGACTGTGATTGATGGCGACCATCGGGAAGAAGAGATCGCCCGCATGCTGGCTGGCGAAGTGATATCAGATGAGGCGCGGGCTGCGGCCCGGCATCTTATTTCTGGCAAGACAACAGGAGCATAG
- the ligA gene encoding NAD-dependent DNA ligase LigA, whose protein sequence is MDRNSLREKPVDQLEADEAKAELTYLAEEIAEADRLYHREDAPVLSDGQYDALRRRNSALELRFPTLRREDSPTFRVGAAPSEKFSKITHVVPMLSLDNAFSDEDVSEFGARVRRFLGLGRNDALSITAEPKIDGLSASIRYENGALVYGVTRGDGTVGEDITANIKTIASIPNHLKGDDIPDVVEVRGEVYFPRSEFLALNARQAESGGKTFANPRNAAAGSLRQLDAEITRSRNLAFFAYAWGEVSEPLAETQYEAVQRIGSWGFTVNPLMQRHDSIEGLIEHYHAIEAQRSALDYDIDGVVYKVDRLDLQGRLGFVSRAPRWAIAHKFPAEKAITRLLEIDIQVGRTGALTPVAKLEPVTVGGVVVSNATLHNEDEIVRKDVRLGELVTVQRAGDVIPQILGPVLDENEERGEVYVFPTVCPVCGSHAVRDKKENGELDAIRRCTGGLVCRAQAVEQLKHFVSRNAMDIDGLGEKQVTAFFEQGMIHNAADIFHLRERDEQKSRGERLRDMDGWGPTSARNLFAAIDERRDVELHRFIFALGIRHVGETTAKLLGRHYGSFAALREAMKAAGDADSDAWQDLLGIDGIGAIVARSIVEFFNEAHNEEVIDALLQEVTPQEAEAVQTDSSVSGKTVVFTGSLERLSRSEAKNQAESLGAKVSGSVSKKTDILVAGPGAGSKLKKAQELEITIMTEDEWIAHIGG, encoded by the coding sequence GTGGATCGGAATAGCTTGCGCGAGAAGCCGGTTGATCAATTGGAGGCCGACGAGGCGAAGGCAGAGCTTACCTATCTCGCCGAAGAAATTGCGGAGGCCGACAGGCTTTACCATCGCGAAGACGCTCCCGTTCTGTCCGATGGGCAATATGATGCTCTGCGCAGGCGCAACAGCGCACTTGAGCTGCGCTTCCCCACTCTGCGCCGTGAAGACAGCCCGACCTTTCGGGTCGGGGCGGCTCCTTCGGAAAAATTTTCAAAGATCACCCATGTGGTGCCGATGCTGTCGCTGGATAATGCTTTCAGCGATGAGGATGTTTCCGAGTTTGGTGCGCGTGTCCGGCGTTTTCTCGGGCTTGGGCGCAATGATGCTCTGTCGATTACCGCAGAGCCCAAGATTGACGGGCTCTCGGCGTCGATCCGCTATGAAAATGGCGCATTGGTCTATGGCGTCACCCGTGGCGATGGCACCGTGGGGGAAGACATCACAGCCAATATCAAGACCATCGCTTCCATACCCAACCACCTCAAAGGCGATGACATCCCGGATGTGGTGGAAGTGAGAGGCGAGGTCTATTTCCCGCGTTCGGAATTTCTGGCGCTGAATGCGCGACAGGCCGAAAGCGGCGGCAAGACCTTTGCCAACCCGCGCAATGCTGCGGCCGGTTCCTTACGTCAGCTCGACGCTGAGATTACACGCTCGCGCAATCTGGCCTTCTTTGCCTATGCATGGGGAGAAGTGAGCGAGCCGCTGGCCGAAACTCAATATGAGGCCGTTCAGCGGATCGGTTCATGGGGCTTTACGGTCAATCCGTTGATGCAGCGGCATGATAGCATCGAAGGCCTTATTGAGCATTATCACGCCATTGAAGCACAGCGCTCCGCTCTGGATTATGATATCGACGGGGTGGTCTATAAGGTTGACCGGCTCGATCTGCAAGGGCGGCTGGGCTTTGTGTCGCGCGCGCCACGCTGGGCCATTGCCCATAAATTTCCCGCCGAGAAGGCCATCACGCGTTTGCTGGAAATCGATATTCAGGTGGGCCGCACCGGCGCTCTGACGCCAGTTGCCAAGTTGGAACCGGTAACCGTGGGCGGCGTTGTGGTCTCCAACGCAACATTGCATAACGAAGACGAGATCGTTCGCAAGGATGTGCGCTTGGGCGAACTGGTCACTGTGCAGCGGGCTGGGGATGTCATCCCCCAGATTCTCGGGCCTGTGCTGGATGAGAATGAGGAGCGCGGGGAGGTCTATGTCTTCCCGACTGTCTGTCCTGTTTGTGGTTCGCATGCCGTACGAGACAAAAAGGAAAATGGAGAGCTGGATGCCATCCGCCGTTGTACAGGCGGACTTGTCTGCCGGGCGCAGGCGGTGGAGCAGCTCAAGCATTTCGTCTCGCGCAATGCCATGGATATTGACGGATTGGGCGAAAAGCAGGTCACGGCTTTCTTTGAGCAAGGCATGATACACAACGCTGCTGATATCTTTCATCTGCGTGAGAGGGATGAACAAAAGAGCCGGGGCGAGCGGTTGCGTGATATGGATGGCTGGGGGCCGACCTCGGCACGCAATCTGTTTGCTGCCATTGATGAACGGCGCGATGTGGAATTGCATCGCTTCATTTTTGCGCTGGGTATTCGTCATGTGGGCGAGACGACGGCCAAGCTGTTGGGACGCCACTATGGCAGCTTCGCAGCTCTGAGAGAGGCCATGAAGGCCGCTGGTGATGCTGACAGTGATGCGTGGCAGGATCTGCTGGGGATCGACGGGATCGGAGCCATCGTGGCGCGGAGCATTGTGGAGTTTTTCAACGAGGCGCACAATGAAGAGGTCATTGATGCCCTTTTGCAAGAAGTGACGCCGCAGGAAGCTGAAGCCGTACAGACCGACAGCTCGGTCTCTGGAAAGACTGTGGTCTTTACCGGCAGTCTTGAGCGGCTTTCCCGTTCGGAAGCGAAAAACCAGGCCGAAAGCCTTGGCGCCAAGGTGTCCGGCTCGGTTTCCAAAAAGACCGATATTCTGGTGGCAGGTCCTGGCGCAGGCTCCAAGCTCAAGAAGGCTCAGGAGCTTGAGATAACCATCATGACAGAAGATGAATGGATCGCCCATATCGGGGGCTAG